Proteins encoded within one genomic window of Anopheles gambiae chromosome 3, idAnoGambNW_F1_1, whole genome shotgun sequence:
- the LOC133393266 gene encoding uncharacterized protein LOC133393266, with the protein MPGTSEEPSAKPLKVPTIAKSHSRKSASSSSRISAQVALQRLEKEQELQKQKLLAEKQKMEAEITAKMAEMQLQHQTLQNALEDELENLSFYSSIAKTDRTAEWVKRQEQKQRETTANPTVRNEAEPSSQQKLQASSSTPLEMPARTTAHNIAQPRELPTQYRQLVSSSIPLETPVRTAAQSIARDMFPKKLPIFSGCSKEWAVFLNCYEETTKACGYTDGENTIRLVECLRGPARDAVQSKLRLPNAAPLIIKRLEKLFGKPAQLIRLLTDNARKLDPPKPEQLNSLITFGLEVINQCDHLTLSNMQSHFNNPELLADLVEKLPATRRLEWSRYKNQFAEPTLKHFGDFMEALVDDACDVTAYVPPRTDNSRSSRSFHSHVHARPAETEPTTSVPNAPLPSHVKCLFCAIRGHVVKHCEVFKRLNVDERCENVAKLQLCSTCLNKHGSKPCRSRFLCRVPGCSERHHTLLHRGQNTYREVHYQAHHLSKQSAIFRIVPVTVYNNGRAVDAVAFLDEGSSVTLVEADLALQLGLNGEADPLELCWTSDVSRKEEASRRVSFEISAKGGGRRYKIAAAHTINKLSLPSNNFNYDTLISTFTHLQHLPTTSLETARPTLLIGLSDVNLIRPLETRFGQPDEPIAVKSVLGWAIYGPNNESATKMMLGIHQIQRQLEECSCVDSREGGTTSGPFPEAPHENSRGTHREEGVNEATQEGHTSAQQSVARLEQKKNCVQYPI; encoded by the coding sequence ATGCCTGGTACTAGCGAGGAACCATCAGCTAAGCCTCTAAAAGTCCCTACCATTGCCAAAAGCCATTCGAGAAAATCTGCCTCCAGCTCCTCACGTATATCGGCACAAGTGGCACTCCAACGTTTGGAGAAGGAGCAAGAGTTgcagaaacaaaaactgcTGGCGGAGAAGCAGAAAATGGAAGCCGAGATTACGGCAAAAATGGCTGAAATGCAACTGCAACATCAAACGCTACAAAATGCCTTGGAAGATGAGCTGGAAAATCTCTCATTTTATTCCTCCATCGCCAAAACTGATAGAACAGCTGAATGGGTGAAGCGTCAGGAACAGAAACAGCGAGAAACAACGGCCAACCCAACAGTTCGAAATGAAGCTGAACCCTCCTCGCAGCAGAAGCTGCAGGCAAGTTCGTCAACCCCGCTGGAGATGCCTGCACGAACGACGGCGCATAACATTGCACAACCCAGAGAACTCCCAACGCAATACAGGCAATTGGTAAGCTCGTCAATCCCGCTCGAAACACCCGTGCGGACAGCAGCGCAGAGCATCGCGCGAGATATGTTTCCGAAAAAGCTACCAATATTCTCCGGATGCTCAAAGGAATGGGCAGTGTTTCTCAACTGTTACGAGGAGACGACAAAAGCTTGTGGCTACACGGACGGTGAAAATACCATCAGGTTGGTAGAATGTTTAAGAGGCCCCGCTCGAGACGCCGTCCAGTCAAAGCTGAGGTTACCCAATGCCGCGCCTCTCATCATCAAGCGACTAGAAAAGCTTTTTGGAAAACCGGCCCAGCTCATTAGGCTGCTCACGGATAACGCGAGAAAACTCGATCCACCGAAACCCGAACAACTGAACAGCCTGATCACGTTCGGCCTAGAAGTGATAAACCAGTGTGACCACCTAACGCTTAGCAACATGCAAAGCCATTTCAACAACCCCGAGCTATTGGCGGATCTGGTGGAAAAACTACCGGCTACAAGAAGGCTAGAATGGTCTCGGTATAAAAACCAATTTGCCGAACCAACATTGAAGCATTTCGGAGATTTTATGGAGGCTTTGGTAGATGACGCATGCGACGTTACCGCTTATGTTCCCCCCCGAACAGATAACTCAAGGAGCTCTAGAAGTTTCCATTCACACGTCCACGCACGACCTGCTGAAACGGAACCGACTACGAGTGTTCCGAATGCTCCTCTACCCAGCCACGTCAAGTGTCTATTTTGCGCCATACGTGGACACGTTGTCAAACACTGCGAGGTGTTTAAACGGTTGAACGTGGACGAGCGATGCGAAAACGTGGCGAAACTTCAACTCTGCTCGACCTGCCTCAATAAACACGGGTCCAAACCGTGCCGATCGCGATTCCTGTGTCGTGTCCCAGGATGCAGCGAACGACATCATACCTTGCTGCACCGTGGCCAGAACACATATCGAGAGGTGCACTACCAAGCGCATCACCTCTCGAAACAATCGGCAATCTTTCGCATCGTTCCCGTGACTGTCTACAATAATGGAAGAGCCGTAGATGCAGTAGCCTTCCTGGACGAGGGATCATCAGTTACCCTTGTGGAAGCGGACCTGGCTCTACAATTGGGGCTCAACGGAGAGGCAGATCCATTGGAGCTTTGTTGGACGTCTGACGTATCCCGGAAAGAAGAAGCGTCTCGCCGCGTGAGCTTCGAGATATCAGCGAAGGGGGGAGGGCGACGCTACAAAATAGCGGCCGCCCACACCATAAACAAGCTAAGTCTCCCGTCTAATAACTTTAATTACGACACACTGATAAGTACTTTTACTCATCTACAGCACCTTCCGACAACATCGCTGGAGACGGCAAGACCCACCCTGCTAATCGGACTCAGCGATGTGAACCTGATACGGCCACTGGAGACACGGTTCGGACAGCCCGACGAGCCCATCGCTGTGAAAAGCGTCCTAGGCTGGGCCATCTACGGCCCAAACAACGAGAGTGCTACAAAGATGATGCTGGGAATCCATCAAATCCAGCGTCAACTGGAGGAATGTTCCTGCGTCGACTCCCGCGAAGGGGGAACAACAAGCGGTCCTTTCCCTGAGGCCCCACACGAAAACTCCCGCGGAACCCATCGCGAAGAGGGAGTGAATGAAGCTACTCAGGAAGGTCACACATCTGCACAACAATCG